From a region of the Streptomyces venezuelae genome:
- a CDS encoding MFS transporter — MAGAGAARLRSHPSTDQDGGRAARGSGIIAAAHPGESGTYGPRPPLRRNKDFTVFWLGQALSVLGGSVSMLALPLLVLDATGSIVQMGLVTVVSGATAIGTGIFAGYVVDRVDRRRLMIVCDLARAVLLGAVPLVWWAAGPQIWLLYLLTALAAVLKTLFDVAYVTAVPNLVRTQDLTAANGRLMGTFALGSLLGPVVAGFLTAGVGADWALALDGATFLVSAASLGWVRFTARPAAAAAAADTAADGAGNETADSAGADAGSGVLREMFVVGFRFLWGHPLLRPLTIQLTLLTFVTMGATDLLIYRVQHDLGRDAATLGYVIAVSGAGSVAGALSAGRLRRVLGFGTCWLASIGMIAVGVTVTGVSRSVPVIAALAAVFMFGITLGGICTMTLRQEVTPDHLLGRVTSAFWTVHNASGPVGAAVLTLLAARHGVPAVSLAGGALCLLVLGGGLLTPLRGSRAGGAAAGPSAREQEPAAGPPARA, encoded by the coding sequence TTGGCGGGCGCGGGAGCGGCTCGCCTACGCTCGCACCCGTCGACCGACCAAGACGGCGGACGCGCGGCACGGGGGAGCGGGATCATCGCAGCGGCCCATCCGGGGGAATCCGGAACCTACGGACCGAGGCCGCCGCTGCGGCGGAACAAGGACTTCACCGTCTTCTGGCTCGGCCAGGCCCTGTCCGTGCTCGGCGGGTCCGTCTCGATGCTCGCGCTTCCGCTGCTCGTCCTCGACGCCACCGGATCCATCGTCCAGATGGGCCTGGTCACGGTCGTATCCGGTGCCACCGCCATCGGCACGGGGATCTTCGCCGGCTACGTGGTGGACCGGGTGGACCGCCGCCGGCTCATGATCGTCTGCGATCTGGCGCGGGCGGTGCTGCTCGGGGCGGTCCCGCTGGTCTGGTGGGCCGCCGGGCCGCAGATCTGGCTGCTCTACCTGTTGACCGCGCTCGCCGCCGTACTGAAGACGCTGTTCGACGTCGCGTACGTGACGGCCGTCCCCAACCTCGTGCGCACGCAGGACCTCACCGCCGCCAACGGGCGGCTGATGGGCACCTTCGCCCTCGGGAGCCTGCTCGGGCCGGTGGTGGCCGGTTTCCTGACGGCCGGGGTCGGCGCGGACTGGGCCCTGGCCCTGGACGGCGCGACCTTCCTCGTCTCCGCCGCGAGCCTGGGGTGGGTGAGGTTCACGGCGCGCCCGGCGGCAGCGGCAGCGGCGGCGGACACCGCGGCCGACGGGGCGGGGAACGAGACCGCGGACAGCGCCGGCGCCGACGCCGGGTCCGGGGTGCTCCGCGAGATGTTCGTGGTCGGCTTCCGCTTCCTGTGGGGCCACCCGCTGCTGCGCCCGCTCACCATCCAGCTCACCCTGCTGACCTTCGTCACCATGGGCGCCACCGACCTGCTGATCTACCGGGTCCAGCACGACCTCGGCCGGGACGCGGCCACCCTCGGCTACGTGATCGCCGTCAGCGGGGCCGGATCCGTCGCCGGGGCCCTGAGCGCGGGGCGGCTGCGCCGGGTCCTCGGCTTCGGCACGTGCTGGCTCGCCTCGATCGGGATGATCGCGGTCGGGGTGACGGTGACGGGCGTCAGCCGCAGCGTGCCGGTGATCGCCGCACTGGCGGCCGTCTTCATGTTCGGCATCACCCTGGGCGGGATCTGCACCATGACCCTGCGCCAGGAGGTGACACCGGACCACCTGCTCGGCCGGGTCACCTCCGCCTTCTGGACCGTGCACAACGCCTCGGGCCCGGTGGGCGCGGCCGTGCTCACACTGCTGGCTGCCCGCCACGGAGTCCCGGCGGTCAGCCTGGCGGGCGGGGCGCTGTGCCTGCTGGTCCTCGGCGGCGGGCTGCTGACCCCGCTGCGCGGCAGCCGCGCGGGTGGCGCGGCGGCCGGGCCATCCGCCCGGGAGCAGGAGCCCGCCGCCGGGCCGCCGGCGCGCGCGTAG
- a CDS encoding SRPBCC family protein yields MSGQFEASVEIDRPVEAVFAYLADGRHDPEFSPRVQEIAKTPDGPTALGTVFRSTVKDAGMKTGREFRIVGLEPPHLIRWTEQSRNLVTAEGGYDLEPLPGGRTRVRIFNTLEGHGLGKLLVGLAVGAARKDAPDFGRRIKAAAEAALPA; encoded by the coding sequence ATGTCCGGACAGTTCGAGGCGAGCGTCGAGATCGACCGACCGGTGGAGGCGGTGTTCGCCTACCTCGCCGACGGGCGGCACGACCCCGAGTTCAGCCCGCGCGTCCAGGAGATCGCCAAGACCCCGGACGGCCCCACGGCCCTCGGCACGGTCTTCCGGAGCACGGTCAAGGACGCCGGGATGAAGACCGGCCGCGAGTTCCGCATCGTCGGCCTGGAGCCCCCTCACCTGATCCGCTGGACGGAGCAGAGCCGCAACCTCGTCACGGCAGAGGGCGGCTACGACCTCGAACCCCTCCCCGGCGGCCGCACCCGGGTCCGCATCTTCAACACCCTGGAAGGCCACGGCCTCGGCAAACTGCTCGTCGGCCTCGCGGTCGGCGCGGCCCGCAAGGACGCCCCCGACTTCGGCCGCCGCATCAAGGCCGCCGCCGAGGCAGCCCTCCCTGCCTGA